From Leptidea sinapis chromosome 3, ilLepSina1.1, whole genome shotgun sequence, a single genomic window includes:
- the LOC126979334 gene encoding transformer-2 protein homolog alpha, protein MSSRRRHGAVAPLTASSCADSVRPLRSSRSTLTLFYKENPTPSRCLGVFGLSLYTTEQQIHHIFSKYGPVDKVQVVIDAKTGRSRGFCFVYYESQDDAKIAKNECTGMEIDGRRIRVDYSITQRAHTPTPGIYMGKPTHLGRGDNGYDRRRDRDGGDYYSYRGGGGGGGGGYRDRERDYYARGYRHRSPSPHYRRSRRYERERSYSPRYETRKG, encoded by the exons ATGTCGTCGAGGAGACGCCACG GCGCCGTCGCACCGCTGACCGCTTCGAGCTGCGCGGACTCCGTGCGGCCGCTGCGGTCCAGTCGATCTACTCTCACACTATTCTATAAG GAAAATCCCACACCATCCCGGTGCCTCGGAGTTTTTGGCCTCAGTTTATACACAACTGAGCAGCAAATTCACCATATCTTCTCCAAATACGGACCTGTTGATAAAGTACAAGTTGTTATAGATGCTAAG aCTGGACGATCACGTGGCTTCTGCTTCGTGTATTACGAATCCCAAGACGACGCGAAAATTGCTAAAAACGAGTGCACCGGCATGGAGATAGACGGGCGCCGGATCCGGGTGGACTACTCCATCACGCAGCGAGCGCACACGCCCACTCCCGGCATATATATGGGGAAACCCACGCA tctTGGTCGTGGTGACAATGGATATGATAGAAGAAGGGACAGaga CGGTGGCGATTACTACTCGTAccgcggcggcggcggcggtgGCGGCGGAGGTTACCGCGACCGCGAGCGAGACTACTACGCGCGCGGCTACCGGCATCGCTCTCCGTCGCCGCACTACCGCCGCTCACGCCGCTACGAACGAGAACGCTCCTACTCGCCAC gTTATGAAACAAGAAAAGGATGA